In the Dehalococcoidia bacterium genome, CTCCACCCGGGGCCGCTGGCTGGCCGGCGGCATCATTGCCCTCGCGGTCCTGGCGCGGCCTGAAGGGGCCTTTCTCCTGCCCGCGGCGGCCGTCTACCTCTGGCTGGACCGCGGCGAGGGCCCTTTGGACATAAGGCGACTAGCGCGCGACGCTGCGGCGTTGACTCTGCCGGGAGTCGCCGTACTGGCGCTGCTGTCGCTGTTTGCCCTCGCCGTGACGGGGGAGCTGACCCCCGGCACGGGCACGGCGAAGCTCGCGTTCTTCCGCGACAACACGCTCGCACTCAGCCGGAAGCTGCAGCTCACGGGCGACTTCATGGGCCTCTTCTGGGGCCCGCTGTTTCCGACGCTGCTCATCGCGCTCGCCGCGCCCCGGCGCCGGGAGGCGATGGTGCTCGCGCTCTTCTGGGTGCCGCTCATTGCTTTCTATGCGCTCATGTTCCCTGGCGGCCTCTCGCACTATTTCTACCGCTACCAACACCCTGTGCTGCCGCTCCTCGCCGTGATGGCCGGTGGCGGTGTGGCTTACCTGGCCGGCGAGGCGCTCCGTCGCGGGCTGGCCGTGAAGGCGATAGCGCTGGCGGCCATCCTGGTTCTGGTTGTGCCGCTCTGGGAGCACTTCCAGACCTGGCGCATCCTCTACCGGGACGCCTCCTTCGAGACGCTGGTCGACCTCGAGAGCATGGCCCGCGACCTGAACACGATCGTCAAGCCGCACGAGACCCTGGCGACGCACGACATCGGCGCTGTCGGTTACTTCGCGGACTTCAAGGTCCTGGACCTGGTGGGCCTCGTGAACCCCGATGTCGTGCCCTATCACGAAGAGCGACGGGTGGCGCTGTACCTGAACGTCGCCCGGCCCGACTACCTGCTCGTCTTTCCGAGCTGGGACTTCGAGTTCCTGCACGTCTACCCGGGACAGCACCCGGATCGGTTCGAGCTCGTGAAGACCTATCCCGGCCGGAACATCCGGCCAGACCCCTACCTGCTCTATCGCATCAGGTATCCAGCCGGGCCATGAACTGCTCCCGGGCGTAACGACGGCGCGGCGGCTGCCTGAAGAAGAGCACCAGCACGGCGCCCGCCAGGAAGCCGCCGATGTGCGCCCACCACGCTATCCCTGCGCCCGGGACTTCCCGTCCCAATTCCCCTATCCCGTAAACGAGCTGTGTCAGGAACCACACGCCGATCAGGAAGACTGCGGGCATGAAGAACGGATAGAAGAAGAAAGGCAGGATCACTACCTGGATGACGGCCGTAGGGAACATCACCAGGTAGGCCCCCTGCACCCCCGCCACCGCTCCCGAGGCGCCGATCGCCGGCTCGACGGCGTCGACCGTGAAGGCAGTCTGGGTTGCCGCCGCGGCAAGACCGCAGAGGATGTAGAACACGAGGTAACGGCCGTGACCGACTCGGTCTTCGACGTTGTCACCAAAGATCCAGAGAAAGAGCATGTTGCCGGCGATGTGCAACCAACCGCCGTTCGTCCAGTCAGCGTGGATGAACATCGCCGTGAACGGCTGCAGCAGTTCGCGCTGTCCCTGCGGGCAGATGCCGGCGAGTTGGCGCGCTGGCACGCCGGAGTCGAAGCCGAACTGCTCCGCCAGGCAGGCCGAGACGAAGCCCCAGTCGTAATAGAAGTCGGTTAGCTGCGCGCTCGTCGTGTACGTCAGGCTCATCCAGGCGAACACGGCGAAGTTGATGGCGATGATTGTCCAGTTGACGTAGGGCGTGGAACGCCGCCGCAGGAAGTCGCCAACAGGGATCACCCGACCATCGTACGGGCGCCAGGGAGAGGCATACAAGGAGCGCCCCGCGACGAAACACCGCCGCGCGCCGCGCGTTCTATGGGGTAGAAGCAGGATGCTCCCACCGGGCAGGCAGAGCCTCGCCCGGCCGGACCGCGACGAAGGCGGCAAGGATGCCGGACCACGCCACCTATCCCCTACGCCTGCCAAGGGCGGACAAGGCAGCGGCGCTGCCGCGCCTGGCGGCGGCCGCTCTCGCCCTGACCGCACTCCTCGTCGCAGCCTCCGCCGGACTCCGGGCTCACGGCATCTCGCGCCCTTCGACTGACAGCCGCCCGACCGCCGAAGTCTCTTCCGTCGTCTCCGAGCCCGACGAGAGCGCGGCTCACGTCGAAGACGCCTCTTCGACGACGGCGCCGGCGGAAGCGCCGCCCGCGGCTATCGGGGCCGCTTCGGCCCCTTCGCGCCAGGCGGCGGCAACCGCGCAGACGTCCGCCGCCTCGTCCCAGGCTGCTCCAGCCCCGCTTGCGCCCCAACCGGCCGCCGCTGCCGGCGCCCGCTGGGAGGCCGGGGGCTTCGTCTTCGTGGCCGAGGGCCAGGAGTGGGACGAGGCGAGCTACCGGAACGTCGATGCCGCGCTGGCCGCGCTGCCCGC is a window encoding:
- a CDS encoding rhomboid family intramembrane serine protease: MIPVGDFLRRRSTPYVNWTIIAINFAVFAWMSLTYTTSAQLTDFYYDWGFVSACLAEQFGFDSGVPARQLAGICPQGQRELLQPFTAMFIHADWTNGGWLHIAGNMLFLWIFGDNVEDRVGHGRYLVFYILCGLAAAATQTAFTVDAVEPAIGASGAVAGVQGAYLVMFPTAVIQVVILPFFFYPFFMPAVFLIGVWFLTQLVYGIGELGREVPGAGIAWWAHIGGFLAGAVLVLFFRQPPRRRYAREQFMARLDT